ttgatgctttatttttaatcttttcaatttttgtcgGATGTTTGCTTcacttttacatatttttgcacaGTCCCTGCCctctacatataaaaaataggtCACTGTTACAAAAAATCTatagatttagaattttatttaatgtgtacTTAAAGGtcagataagaaaaataaaatgaataatgcaagctgataattaataataatgaatgcaaaatataagataattcaataagctaaaaattatttaattaatatacaaattattattaataataagcaaTTGCTCATAGTTTACAcctgtaaatttttatgaaaaaaaaatgtacaactGAAAGCTGTGATAAAACAACTTGTAAtcaataatttgcaatttacaagcagtaattttaaatgagttgaacaaataatttttaagtaatcattactgcattaagaaaaagtaattatccCAGCCTAAGCCATCaagatttagaaaaatgtgATTACTGTGTAAACAGGCTCAatactttagaaaatttaataactgagTATATGACCTAAgttctcatttaattttatcattttaaacaacttaCCAAGTTTTATAAAGTGTATTTGATATCAGAACATGAATTTAACTAAAAGGtttataaataggaaataatgaaatgaataaactgCTATCCTTTGAGAATTGTAGatcatttatgatatttattaaaatatattgagacAAAACTCtgtaaagaaataacaaaattatagaaaaatatgaatttacttGTAATTGTAGCAAGACTTTTTGTAATGGTTTAACTCCTTGTTTCCAGCAAGCAGCTCTATATGAAGCAACAATATTGTCAGTTGATTCTGGGCCTtctatgttataaaataatataattacaaaaaatgcaagaatggctggtttttatttaaaaaaaaaaagatatgcataaaacagtaaaaaaaatcaaaatcaaaataatatttttaaaaaccacgtttttgtagtggagaataataattaaaaaaacaaaaatttgaaaaaagaaaatcgtggggcgcatgaaatacataatacgtaacagtatgtgtgctcaagagaatatgtgtatgtatatctgtaattgtatctgaatgtggatgtgtaATATGTTTGTGTCTATGCATGTGTATGTggttgtgcatgtgtatgagtaagaaaaggtgtatgtgtatatgtactgttatgtagttcatgctccccacgtttttcgtttttcaaatttttgttttcttaattattattctccactacaaaaacatggttttaaaaagtataatttttatttttttttgtactcactttCAAAACCTCAATTTTTCtcactcactgtacacaaaaattttcaactgacatgtgacactaatttgaaataatcgaatcaacaacaaaagacaattgcgaaaataaaaatttttctttaattttaatttactttgtatgtcttttttctcttcattttcatgcattgtcatctaattctgaactatgtgccaaactTGAAGTCCGTAGCTAGttgggaagttagtttaaaatcgattacaaaattccacccacacagacatacacgaaggcaagttgatataaacgtggtaaaaagatatctaatttttcattgagaaaaaaaattagtgcacCATCAGATTTATGCCAGCAGAATTAtactaaactttaaaagaaaaatatttatttctgtaataaaaatggaaggtgaaaatggaaatatttctgCGTATCAAATTACATAGCTGcttatctttttcttaattcaagTGCCAGATcagtttcaaatgaaaattttgatttcaacccttttttcaattttatcaataaaagagATAAGGGATTCATTTAAATGTGCATATTGATAAATGGATAATAAGGTAGAAAATTTATCACCAGCTTAATAGAAAAGATGATTTTTTGCCTTTTCACCTTGGAGACTACATTTCTTCaggttatttttagtttttttaagaaaaaacttagaaatgttgtaacttttgagaaatttgaaaaaaattatattatattaaatcgGGAccaacttttagtaaaaaaaaaaggccgGAAATTTGGAAGTGCTTGGTCTTGAGGACCTGTAGTTTGGCACCCAAAAAATAGCAGAATCACTCATGTAATGTACACATTCTAAacttattaattgaatatttaatgaaaaactattgttctatattattttaactttttttacaattttaacaagGTAATTCGAAGatggtttctaaaaaaaatttctttaaaaaaaaacattgaatatatattatattcctATGTTTTATTCCTACCATTTTATAgcaagattatattttatatgttgaGGGAAACACAAGGAATGGAGGATTTTTGAGGTTATTATCTTAATTCAACatgggaaaaagaaaataattgttccaacaaacaatttaagaatattttccctctgtgtaaaatttttcagtgGTAAATCTCACATGATTATGAACAGAACTTAGGTGAATATTTTTTGctgagaatttaattaaatatttaatgaattcaaaattaatccGAAGTTCCTAGAAATACTGACAGACATACAATAAGcaggcataaaaaaaaattataaaccagataatttaattttaaaaaaaatatcagaggggaaagaagatttttttaagaaactagaAAGTTCTGACCCTTTCTCGCCCCACTAACCAAACATAGTGGTTGCTTCTCATTCATCattgcattttttcttctttaaaattaataaaaaagtataattttgtttacaaaacaaacaaaaaaataattttatgttaggacattttgttaatatcttaattgttagaacaaaatatacctataattgaaaaaaaaaataaaaaatcaaacctAGGAATAcacaacataattttaatatttttcaacacaGAGGGAAAATAAGACTTCATGGTTaccatattgaaaaattaataagttgatTAGAGTGTGTTGgaattgatcttttttttaatcaataattttaccccatttaataatgtttataaatgaaataaaaaaagcaacattatTAAATGGGATGCCACTGCgagtttttactaaaataattttttttcttttctcccaTTTTATTCTGTGTtacaaatgtattcaaaattttttttaaaattaaactttttacagACTTGCAGTCATTTATATAGAGCTTCGTAATTTATAGCAGGTAACAAATCTTCAAATGCATTTTCAGGCAAACAATGTATTTCAACCTCCTTGAATTAATATAGAATAATCTGATTTCCATTTtgggaattataaaattttgcattctttttaatGCACTAcaagatttatttgaattttctattaggtattaattttgctaatttatttaccaaaaatcTGATCAAAACAAAATAGAGATTTGATTTCCGAACCAATTGCTAATGCTAAGAATTGCTATTGAATGAAATTGCTAAGTCTCACTGCTTAATTTTGGTATAGAATTGTTATGATGAGAGGTCGCACCATGacctcttaaaaaattttagtctttagaaatctgaaaaatttcatCTGACATTTAACATAATTAGATCCTTCTATTTAGTTGAATACGTTGTAATTGAGCTATAGTAAATAAACTGTCATTTATTAGAAACTGTTCTTTTCTCAGTAGGTGAGGATTCtattagaaaattcaaaattgtaaaaaaattttattccttcaaTTATAAGAGTTGAAAAATTGAACAGTGAAAGgatgatttgattaaaaaaaaatataggttatgatttgttaaatttagaatttaattttcaaattaaaaaatttctctctccCCAAAATATAATCTCATACTCACGATGACTTCTGTTATTGGCCTTGCGTTAAAATTTGCAGTGGAAATAAGTTTGCCCCattctggatttttttaaaaattattttgcttagttTTCTACATGTCATTGCccaatttatgttaaatttcataactttgAGCTAAGTATAAtagcaagaatattttttaggaaGATTTACATGTGCGGAATATTATGCAAATCGTCGATTTGAAACTAAACTGTGGTAACTCAAAAAGGCAAGTTTTTCAGGAGAGCGTTTCTAACTTTTCAAGAAGGCGAATCGAAACGATGCGATAACGATTTATctgctctctaaattaattttatggaacttATGAAGCTAACACATTGTTTCTCTAAAAGGGTGATTTGTTTTACACAAAATGAcccaaatatctcatttttcgaGTTACTaaggtttagtttcaaagcgatgAAATGTGCTGttataactatataaaaaataagcttttgagAGCCTAGGTTTTTAGCCTGAAattccacaaaaaatatttttctaaaccaTTGTTCTAACCTTATTGTTGTTacaatatgattaaaatataagtctGGCAGATTGTAACGCCTCACATAACGTAGATTTTAGCGTataattctacaaaatatacttttattaatatttgtttttatcttattgTTGATCcaatatgattaaaatacaaGTCTGAAAGAGCTTAATGCCTGACTCaacatacttaaaattttactttatcgCATAAATTGAGTAAATAAAAGCTCTAGCTAAAGAACTATTACAATACTCAATAAAacctattattatatttaaatctacaATTAGCTTAGTggtatgcattaaaattaaacaaaacttcaCTATAATATTATGAGGATCACTTTAATGAAAGTATTAATTATAGACTTAACATTTCTTATGGAACCTTATATGATATAACATCTTTTCACAGTGTATCATTGAAGAAAATAAGATAGATCAAATATTAGAGTGTGAGGTACTTTTTAACTAGGTTCCAAATcgagaatttcttttaagaataaacTGAGCAACATTGCAGTTAAAATAGAtacccaaaattttaaaaaccacataaaatgcaactaattaaaattttcagtaaatataatGAAGCATTTGAAGAACTGACCCACACTCCATGGATCAGGTGCTTCAAAATATCCCGTAACAATCGTTTCATCATCAGGAAAAGTCACTCTTCTAACTTTGGCAAGATTGTTTATATTAGCTATCTCTCTCAGAACAGATCGCTCATTCGGAGAGGATGGAGCAGAAGCAGATCTCTCAATCATGCTACTGATTGAACAGTTTGGTTCAATATCGATAGATAGAGAAGtcatattttagtattttaaatcatttacttctaaattttgtataaaaattgccttaattcattattattttgaagtttaaatgtcaatttttctCTCACTCTCATCCTCGACTCATTGCCGTAACCAGATACCAAATCCTGAAAacataaaagtgataaaaagaattaaaacactatttattttttgcagaaaatcagctgaaattttaatttgagaaccatcgaaaataaatttttagatctaTAACtcgtatttttcttctttttcaggAACAGGGGTTGTTATGTAAAAGAGAGGTTATAATATGCATTATTCCATTTAACCAATCAATCTCGTGTTTACATCAAAATGTCCAATTAAAATTCAGCTTTGAGAAGTTTTAAGCTGCAATAGAATTAAGCCTTAACAAGCcataaagtttttcaaaattattggcAACATCAGttgctttgtttatttatttgttgtgcTGTCAGGACCGAAATTTGtctcctttttaattttacaactgtcgaaaaaaaaattcttcaaatttaagaaatggtaatgtattttagaaaaaagagtaattatgaaaatccaaaacttttactttcataaatttgaGTTATCAGTGCTTAGGacgaaaaatcattttcataatgctgaaatatttgaagtatttagattacttttttatctacaaatatgttgagaatgttttaaaaatagttacattgttcatttaatatttaaatgtggcAGCATagaagcattaataaaaatttacattaattttggcAAAAAACGCATGCAAATACTTAAATTTGGCATACATCGTTGAAAAGGAGAATGAGGAAAAATGTTATAGATCGATATGCCTTATGagttaaaagtatatttagtgGTTTTATTATTTAGCGTGTTAAGCGTTTTCCTCTGTATTCGTCATTTTACAgcacattttgtaaattttcaactTGTTAAAAACAAGTCAAACCTCTGACAATTCTCCtataattttgattgaattaCCTTACTATGGTGTCAGGAAAGTTCCATATGGTAAACTGGGTTTTTCCGAAAATTATGCAACTTAGTTTCATTATTATCTTTATAAACAGTTTCTCAGTTTGGTCTTATTAgatcaataaagaaaattttaacgttTAAAGTCATCTCAGCAAACTCTTGCGGGAAGTTCTTATCTCAGTTCTTGATTGTGCAGGgttatttccgtatcgtgatttGTTGCGCCATCTACAATCCCCTAGgggccaaatagattttaaacttgcagtTTAGAACCCCCTCCCcctaaaaaaatgtgttgagtgggtggctacgagttatatcctttgagttggtccctttctgtgacgttttttcttagtttcttGCGCTCCACTGCTAGGAAGTTGCCAAGGgcaattattctgccacagatcttGATGCAGAATTCTCCCAGATGGTGCATCTACCCAGTTCTTGAACTTgtaataaatacagaaaatgaGGATATTTCTGTATCGACATCACTTTGCTTCTGCTTCCTATATTCGCCAAAGCACTGAAAGGTTTattaacttacaaaaattaaaaaaaaatatagtgtttttCCAGGGGGTGGCTAACagttattatttccaatttgctTCCTTCTGTgagttcccccccccctttagtTTTTTAAGGACCACTGCCCGAATGTCACCAAAACTAGGTGTTTCTTTTAACATAGATACCGATACGGAAATCTtcctaaaaaaaactactaatatAAACGTGagagtttgaattatttattgactGGTTTTATTGAAGACAGGATTTGCATAGCAGGTTGGCCCTTGagtgaaaattttctgaaatgtcTACTGTTTGAACCTGCTTACGAACCCCTGATATATTTATCTATACttagaaaaatagtttgttgATACTGATTTCCATGTAAATACATGTGGTTTTCTGAACAGCCATTTgtctttttttgcttattttaatattttttttagaacttatttttaatataatgctaATATGacataatttctattttgagTTTACTTTTTTAGTCATACTTGATTCATGGCAATTTTACCATACTTTAATATTGTTTGCTGAAAGTCTTTTTGGctgttattatcattttatcagCTCTCTCGTCATGGATTTTCTgcttcctatatatatatatgttttgtcGACATGCGGATTTAGGGggcaaaaatattacaaatgatttatttgtaaatcactttttgatgtgCATGATTGCAAAAGATGCtacattattttctaattgtttatctgagttttttatacaatagtacagcatatatatttctaatttaaagtatcatttttCAACCTGCTTTATTCGTCACTATTCTATCGTAAATCAATGTCTATGGTTTTCCAAccattttcatgtaatttttcctctttttatattttaaatgcaatgtgAATAATGCAGAGTTTCGTAGTTTAGTAATCATTTTTGGATGCACACAATTAGTAACAAATCCATCGAAAATACACATTGTTTTCggttaaactttttttggcagctgttacaatttttattttttctgccatttctagatcttttttaaaatcccaaTCTATTTAATAGGATATTCTTACAACctgcaatattttcaaagtttattatAAGACAAATGTATTAAGTGCGCAAATTtgcctgaaattttttttttctttaaggttTCACTTTAAAATCAAGGTTgcttatgagaaaaaatttataattttgaatatgtttggTCTCTTAAGAACTACGAAATTTCTTGAATTGacatttctgttatttttttctgacggtTACCCTTTATTTCAAGGATATATTTAGTGCCCTTTTCAGTTCCTAGCTTCCTGTCCGTATTAAGGACTAGAATGAactgtgttatttattttttgttagcaGTTGGATGTATGTCCCTATGTGTTTGAAGATCTAAAtgctaaaatatgtatataaattagaCAAATGTGTCCCATCTCCGTCAAAGATAGAAAGAGTGATGTATTTGTCTGGACATTTTAACAAGGTGCTGTATTCAAAGTAGCTAACTCTGTTGACTTAagcaacttttatttaaaattgtcatgtctagtttaaattgtttagttttaaagtttcctgttaaagtcaaatatttgattatttcagTCTCATACCATACTGTTGGCCCAACCTGGCAAACCTGAAACTAGGAGTTATTCAGATTATGATTCTGTAAACGAATGTATGGAAGGTATGATAATAGTTTTTCATTCACAAATTTTTCGACAATGTCAACATAattgaaactgaaatataaaaattatatttgcctgcattttatatatatttattttttatatctaggAGTATGCCACATGTatgaagaacatttaaaaaggcAAAATCCTGAATCTGCATCAATCACCTATGATATTCGTCAGCTGTTTGAATTTGTCGATCAACTAACTGATCTGTGTTGTTTAGTGTAAGTATTTccagcttatattttattttaatttagtcaaACAGCATGCTGTTTGACCTGTTGTTTGTTTTGCTGTTTGAAGATAATTGCCAAATCAAtagttacattaatttattttggttgtTTAGAAACATAGCCTTGGATAAAAGactgaatttctttttaccaTTGCCaacaaaaatgtcttaattgtattaaaaattgaattataaaaaactcattaaatgaACTTAGTAAGTTACATCTCAATGGTTTGGTGAATTCagtttaatgaatgaatttcgattaagaaaatataatttaagaaaaaaaatgttgatgtCATTTTATTCTAACTCTTGGTAGGCATAATGAGTCAAAACTTAGCATAATGGGGTGATGGTTATGTGACATGATGGACAACAGAAGTGACAATATTTGGATAAATTTcccgaactttttttttttttttattgtaatcattttcttttattcaagttaaaatcaatcaaaatgcagataattgtaataaatttaaccaatttcTTATcacttgtaatatttatttttaaactatttgtgttgcaaaatatacaaatgaacaTAAGTGAAATTATTATCCAACccaatttgaaatgaaattcaatCCAGCGTGCAtcatttatctatatatattttttaaaaaaaaagtaagtgcTAATCATCAgtgttaaagcattttttaatttcttgataaaCAAACAAGAAGATATTTGGTTAGAATAtcatgttaaattttgatttgaaataccTACGGAACATGTATCGGTAGCATCATATCTACCATGTCATATAGCCTCATTagtatgatatattttaatttaaacagacTTTCTTGATTTaaactcattatttatttgaaaagcaaataagattaaatttctttGCTTGTTTAGAATAAGTTTAGAATATTTCTATGAATATACAGattacatgtaaaaaaaaaaacatttatctttatTCAACTATTGAGTGTATATTACTGCTTTCAATAAGTTAGGTCTTATAAGTTTGAAGTCTGAGTACTATCTgtgttataaatgaaattagaaaattattattgttattaattagttGTGAATACCATAAACTAAGCATTCCATATTTAAAGTGTCATAAATAATGTAGACCGTGAAAAAAGTTCAAGACATTTAtaatggttttaatatttatgataaagatttttttacacaattacaatatttttgattcataaaaaaatagttctttgaTTCCTGCAAATGGAAAAGGCTGGTTTTGTTCTAAAGACTGGTGAAAATCCTAATGGAATGGTCTATGTTAGTAAACATTCTTGTGGTCGGCACATTAAAGTTGGAAGAGAAAATAACTGTGGACACAAAAAATCCTTCTCGTTAttagaaaccaaaaaaaaaaaaaacccaacctGAATGGTATGATGAGGctatcagaaaagaaatttttaattcatcataGCAGCAAATCTGTTGGAGATCAAACACTCATGCAATGCAGGGGAGTAGTGCTGGAACATCATGATGTTTTTCAGGCTAGTTGGAATGAATAATGAACCCCTCCTTGAAAACTCTGCTAATTCGCTGATCATTCGTCACATGATTGGAAAAAATTGTAGCATCTTGTACTTTTTAGAAGTAATATGCACAAAAAAGGcttgttctttatttaaagGGGAAATCATGAGTGTCGGAACTGTTTGTAGTCATGAACATCCATCATAAAATCCCTAGATTGGGGCGGgagtcaaattaaaaaaaatttgtattgttaGTTAAGGCTGGTCGATGTGTGAATGGCGTCTACGCGAGAACGTCTTGATTTTTATACTCTAGCTTATTTTTACcagcaaattttagtttttagtctatatttttaaccaatttaagATTTCAACCAGATTTTTATTGGAAAGAGCCGGAGAAGAACCATGTTACAACTAGAACTGAAACACTGACAAACTCGTACCTATTGATAAAAGAGGCCAACAAACAGGTGCAAAGTGACTGGGaggctaaaaattttaatgtggtTCGTCCTAAGGAGGGAAAGTGTACAGATTGTAATTAGGTAACCCGATGTTACACTATCCAATTGTCTGGTAGCTTTGGTCTATGTTTCAGCATATTTTGGTTCTAATGCTGAAATATAGACCAAATACTAGATTATTATAATCTAATATCAGAGAATAAGGAAAGagaatgttaaattttgtcTCATGAGGGTATATTACAATCTATGATAATACCTCACAATAATCACCTGTAAATGTGATGatataaggaaagaaaacatgtaaaggaaaacatacttttattagGGATGATCCCAACATTGCCgttgttatttataataaatctagtctaatagtacaaaataaaatttttagagaacCTCTTATCATTTCgtgttttcttctaaaaattacatattttcaagatattcattttggacttttttcattagtttctgAGAACATTATTAGATGCTATTTActacagaataataaaaaaaggaaatgtttttcCTGCATCTGCACAATATGGAAGAACTGTATTAAATgcttatattaaaatgataattttgttattgtataataattgcttcttaataattgcttttgttattgtttaataattgtttaaatttatatatagtggaaaaaaacatacaacaaaaagattagtttttcataaaaatttccatatcTCCATAAAAATGTaagctaaatttataaaattttatgcaattattgcaaataacatCAAAGTAAACGAAATAaattacaagcttattgctatattttcagTCTTAGGgagtgttaaaaaatacttgttttcatttgtaatttattgtttggTCCGTCAAACATgtgaaagctttaaaatttattgataagtgTTGATCACATGATATAAACATcgttaaagttataaaataatatttcttgagaaatataagAAAGTCAAAAACTCTAAGTATCTTTTCTATTATTGTAgggtaggtattttattatcAGTATTAGTTAAGCTTATTgagtttatattattaatatgcaaagatttaactttgaatttttatttatgtattttttagatatcAAAAGACAACCAACACATATGCTCCTTACAACAAAGATTGGATCAAggacaaaatatacattttacttAGGCGCCAAGCTTCTAAGAGTGCATAAGTTTCTTGTGCTTATCTCTTACTGCGGTTTATAttgacataaaaatcatttttctttttgtttatagtatatctgtttatttcttaaaatcattttaacataaGAGGTATGGATATTggatttgtttacaaaatacttGCATGGACATTATTTATTGAGGTGTTGTTTTGTTAAAGATTTCAACAATATTGTACAACCAcctattgaatatatttttccttttgtaagcaaatcaatttcttattattttttttaatctaaagttCCTAATATtgtgatcaataaaaaaaatatctatttttatcgaCTACGAtgtcaattttttgaaaaaaaaatattttaagatattgttagtttttaaataaggatgacagtattaaataaataatcttatatatAGAGTGCTTATTGTTTCAAGAAGTTTTGATTATTcacttaagatttttaatttatatttatagtttttatagttttatttttgtcttcaaaTTTAGTGTTATGATGCTATGCAGTCCATTTGCAACTTATGCACACACTCTTAAAGtataaacttcaatattttaaaagtattataaattgaCAATACTTTATtgacaatataaatttatacaatgctgtaaaaagaaataaatttttttaaattaaaaaatttagtatccATACCTCTTGTAAGTTCTCTTTGGATTCATTTTCATGAAAAGAGAATATGTCATAAAGCAGTAGACTTTTTGTAAtggtgaaaaaatgtttttaatgttaaaagtcATAAATTGTACATATTTGCTCTCaagaaataaatcaacaaagataagtcattgtttattttttgtatatgaaTCTTGTctctaaattgttattttattgcaacagttttaataatttttcgtaaatactaccttattttattaatttgtcatATACAATTTTCTGAGATCTATATTgatgaaaacatttatatttcccattcataaaatttttttttatttgttacatattataatgcaaatattttttttataaaaaaatataaaaattaattttaataagNTTAGTGTTAGCAGGTTTCTTTGAAATCTTTTTGCCTTTAAAACAGGAAGCGAagctttaattgaaattatatatgcTATCGATCTGAAAAGATTTCTCTGGACTtcgcttaatattttttaaaaaaaggcttgaattttacactaaattagcttttattgacatttcgcagtttttttttaatattagtgcAATGGATCTTGGctaaaaaaagatgaaacttAATCAAATG
Above is a window of Parasteatoda tepidariorum isolate YZ-2023 chromosome 5, CAS_Ptep_4.0, whole genome shotgun sequence DNA encoding:
- the LOC107449146 gene encoding enhancer of rudimentary homolog is translated as MSHTILLAQPGKPETRSYSDYDSVNECMEGVCHMYEEHLKRQNPESASITYDIRQLFEFVDQLTDLCCLVYQKTTNTYAPYNKDWIKDKIYILLRRQASKSA